Proteins from a single region of Hermetia illucens chromosome 3, iHerIll2.2.curated.20191125, whole genome shotgun sequence:
- the LOC119651526 gene encoding larval serum protein 2-like, which produces MKPIIVVLLACLVALVSSASYMNRNVKYAETEFLEKQQFVFDILQHVHQNVVLLPKYKDGKDFDIQNYYDHYNHVELVKEFYEWHTKSPVPVGEIFTLFNEHHVEYAKRLVYAFVLAKDWDTFYKTVVWARWHVNKEVFVYALSIAVIHRTDLQGLVLPAIYEIFPYYFFNSETIQKAQHYKMQGFDGVKKVEGVYNVVIPSNYSGVHGQVNDENLVSYFTEDIGLNAFYQYYNLDYPYWTSGAVKGDFVKDRHGEFYFSVHQQLLARYYMERLSNSLTDIEEFNFNTETFPGYFSGLRYYSGVHFPDRENGYGFYHSGNFYNIDLVTLYSHRIYDVIDYNFALLPDGKHFELKDVKVALETLGNIVQGNKDSVNPQLYGSMDHILRDIINEGFPAGHHGEDVPGVMYHYSTSIRDPAFFHMYKFILRFYWRYLDRLPSYTKSELQFDGVKITGVEMDKLVTFFDKFYADITNAVDVEPYDVSKGTELYKFGRTASYDGHDFVIKARQQRLNHLPFTFKLSVSSTKPQKAVVKVMIGPKYDVYGKKIDINVNRKNFFELDYFLVDLVEGENVITRSSTDYSWYVNDRTTYYELYKKLFQAVNSHEKFPLDMSEAHCGFPSRLMLPKGKKGGMPFQFFFYVAPYHEPALKQFSGFDPAISCGIGSGSRYLDDTTLLYPLDRVIDVKNWYVDNMYYFDTMIFHKSEVDINAVQV; this is translated from the coding sequence ATGAAGCCGATCATAGTAGTGTTACTCGCGTGCCTTGTGGCACTAGTGTCCAGCGCTTCTTACATGAACAGAAATGTAAAGTACGCTGAAACCGAGTTTCTGGAGAAACAGCAATTCGTTTTCGACATCCTTCAACATGTGCACCAAAATGTAGTTTTATTGCCGAAATACAAGGATGGAAAAgacttcgatatccaaaactaCTATGATCACTACAACCATGTGGAATTGGTCAAGGAATTCTACGAATGGCATACGAAGAGTCCAGTGCCAGTAGGAGAGATCTTCACCTTGTTCAACGAACACCATGTGGAGTACGCTAAGAGGTTGGTTTACGCTTTCGTTCTGGCCAAGGATTGGGACACCTTCTACAAAACTGTTGTCTGGGCTCGTTGGCATGTAAACAAAGAAGTTTTTGTCTACGCTCTGTCCATCGCAGTGATTCATCGTACCGATCTTCAAGGACTTGTCCTTCCAGCCATCTACGAAATCTTCCCGTACTACTTCTTCAATTCTGAAACTATCCAAAAGGCTCAACACTACAAGATGCAAGGATTTGATGGAGTCAAGAAGGTAGAAGGCGTTTACAATGTTGTAATTCCTTCAAATTATTCTGGAGTGCATGGCCAAGTGAACGATGAAAACCTCGTATCCTATTTCACTGAAGATATTGGACTAAATGCTTTCTACCAATACTACAACTTAGATTACCCCTACTGGACATCGGGTGCAGTTAAAGGAGACTTCGTGAAAGACCGCCACGGGGAGTTCTACTTTTCAGTTCATCAGCAATTGTTGGCTCGTTACTACATGGAACGCTTATCCAATAGTCTGACTGATATTGAAGAATTCAACTTTAACACAGAAACTTTCCCAGGATATTTCTCAGGGCTTCGTTACTATTCAGGTGTTCACTTCCCAGATCGTGAAAATGGCTACGGATTCTATCATTCTGGTAATTTCTACAATATCGATTTAGTTACTCTTTACAGTCATCGCATTTATGACGTCATCGATTATAATTTTGCTCTTCTTCCTGACGGCAAACATTTTGAGTTGAAAGATGTCAAAGTGGCACTCGAAACGCTTGGAAACATCGTGCAAGGAAATAAGGACAGCGTTAATCCACAACTCTATGGTAGCATGGATCACATACTTCGCGACATAATCAATGAAGGTTTCCCTGCTGGCCATCATGGAGAAGACGTTCCTGGTGTTATGTACCACTACTCAACCTCCATTCGAGATCCCGCCTTTTTCCACATGTACAAATTTATTCTGAGGTTCTACTGGCGCTACCTCGACCGTCTGCCATCCTATACAAAGAGTGAACTACAATTTGACGGCGTTAAGATCACAGGAGTTGAAATGGATAAACTTGTAACATTCTTCGATAAATTCTATGCCGATATTACCAACGCCGTTGATGTTGAACCTTACGATGTCAGCAAAGGTACTGAATTGTACAAATTTGGTCGCACTGCCAGTTACGATGGACACGACTTCGTTATCAAGGCTCGCCAGCAACGTCTCAACCATTTGCCATTCACATTCAAACTTTCCGTTAGTTCTACCAAGCCACAAAAGGCCGTTGTGAAAGTGATGATCGGTCCGAAATACGATGTCTATGGCAAGAAAATCGACATCAACGTAAACCGTAAGAACTTCTTTGAATTGGACTACTTTTTGGTCGACCTCGTTGAAGGCGAAAATGTCATCACCCGTAGTTCAACCGACTACTCGTGGTATGTGAATGATCGCACCACATACTATGAACTGTACAAGAAACTCTTCCAAGCTGTCAACAGTCATGAAAAGTTCCCTCTGGATATGTCAGAGGCTCACTGCGGATTCCCAAGTCGCTTGATGCTGCCAAAGGGCAAGAAGGGCGGTATGCCATTCCAATTCTTCTTCTACGTGGCTCCTTACCATGAACCAGCCCTGAAACAATTCAGCGGCTTCGATCCTGCTATTTCCTGTGGAATCGGGTCAGGTTCAAGATATTTAGATGATACCACCCTCTTGTACCCGCTTGATCGTGTGATTGACGTCAAGAATTGGTACGTGGACAACATGTACTATTTCGACACAATGATCTTCCATAAGTCTGAAGTTGACATTAATGCAGTGCAGgtataa